Proteins from a single region of Mytilus trossulus isolate FHL-02 chromosome 2, PNRI_Mtr1.1.1.hap1, whole genome shotgun sequence:
- the LOC134707782 gene encoding ribosome-recycling factor, mitochondrial-like, with protein MNSLRNLTRCRRSIHELLFSLQQSRQFVTTHTGIFDKKSIHKKSNTIVPVNVNLPLTWSVCCYAKKAGKEKKGKLSSKVVKPQLTQNEIGDILDLDSVKQSMQDVVNKLKDDYLHVLNIRTTTGAFERVVVHTDDGRFKLSQLAQIEKKSPQLIMVNMSSSPQYTKQVLKSLSETGMNVNPYMEKTTIFVPIPRVTREHREKLAKDAKKMFNQTKTHLDGLYAKHTKTVNSKKKTHSEDLIRNLNNMILDIKQERTAESEKIMEAKQKELLGE; from the exons ATGAACTCACTGAGAAACTTGACTCGCTGCCGGAGAAGTATTCATGAACTCTTATTTTCACTGCAACAATCCAGACAATTTGTTACAACTCACACTGGAATATTTGATAAGAAAAGCATCCACAAGAAGAGTAACACTATTGTTCCAGTTAATGTTAATTTACCTCTGACATGGAGTGTTTGTTGTTATGCCAAGAAAGCTGGCAAGGAGAAGAAAG gaaaattATCATCTAAAGTGGTTAAACCACAACTGACTCAAAATGAAATTGGAGACATTTTAGATTTAGACTCTGTGAAACAAAGTATGCAAGATGTTGTGAACAAATTAAAGGATGACTATCTTCATGTTTTGAATATAAGAACTACCACAG GAGCATTTGAAAGAGTTGTAGTGCATACTGATGATGGTAGATTCAAATTAAGTCAGTTAGCCCAGATAGAGAAGAAGAGCCCACAACTTATAATGGTTAATATGTCATCATCACCTCAG tACACCAAACAAGTTCTTAAATCTTTATCAGAGACTGGTATGAATGTAAATCCATATAtggaaaaaacaacaatatttgtaCCTATTCCTAG ggTAACTAGGGAACATAGAGAAAAGTTAGCGAAGGatgccaaaaaaatgtttaatcaaaCAAAGACACATCTGGATGGCTTATATGCAAAACACACAAAGACAGTAAATtctaagaaaaaaacacatagtGAAGATTTGATAAGGAATTTAAATAATATG
- the LOC134707780 gene encoding selenoprotein F-like: MTDLPGLLCSFFFILLYFDDVKSSLLSVEECRTLGFAPSLVCSQCKELDQFNLSQLTESCSNCCQKDESDSNTLKVHPYAELHICGUKLGRYPQVQAFVKSDRPNQFPGLTIRYIRGADPMIKLLDESKNVVETLGIEKWDTDTVEAFFKERLKD, translated from the exons ATGACGGACCTTCCAGGTCTATTATGctcctttttctttattttg ttGTATTTTGATGATGTAAAAAGTAGTCTGCTGTCAGTTGAGGAATGCAGGACATTGGGATTTGCACCAAGTTTGGTATGTTCTCAGTGTAAAGAGTTGGACCAGTTTAATCTGTCTCAGTTGACAGAATCCTGTTCCAATTGTTGTCAGAAGGATGAAAGTGACAGTAATACTTTAAAA gtTCATCCATATGCAGAACTCCATATCTGTGGATGAAAATTGGGGCGGTACCCACAAGTGCAAG cATTTGTGAAGAGTGACCGCCCAAATCAGTTCCCTGGTTTAACAATCCGTTACATCAGAGGAGCAGATCCCATGATAAAACTCTTAGATGAGAGTAAAAATGTTGTGGAGACGCTAGGTATAGAAAAATGGGACACAGATACCGTAGaagctttttttaaagaaagattAAAGGATTAA
- the LOC134707783 gene encoding probable RNA-binding protein 18 codes for MFTSATQAVYTTPVPVPEDPAGNIKDDCRLWIGNLDTRLTEYTLLKLLQKFGELKRFDFLLNKLGPEKGKPRGYCFVSYENRKDAEKAKRNMHGKLALSKRLVVKWAHVETESTQQDIRVPGSNTGVYPTGSTDSQIQAIEDKLRKMEESSSEFTISTKPVAQPGSSQLYQMNAAKQEQIKKPYSRKK; via the exons ATGTTTACATCAGCAACCCAGGCAGTATATACAACACCTGTTCCTGTACCAGAGGATCCAGCAGGCAACATCAAAGATGATTGTAGATTATGGATTGGAAATTTGGATACTAGACTGACAGA GTACACATTGTTAAAGCTTCTACAAAAGTTTGGAGAATTGAAAAGATTTGATTTTCTTCTTAACAAACTAGGACCAGAAAAAGGAAAACCCAGAGGATACTGTTTTGTTAGTTATGAAAATAGAAAG GATGCTGAGAAGGCGAAGAGGAATATGCATGGTAAACTGGCATTGTCCAAAAGACTAGTAGTCAAATGGGCACATGTAGAAACAGAg AGTACACAGCAAGACATAAGAGTACCTGGTAGCAATACAGGTGTATATCCTACTGGCAG cACTGATAGTCAGATACAAGCCATAGAAGACAAGTTAAGAAAGATGGAAGAATCATCATCAGAATTCACAATTTCTACAAAACCTGTAGCCCAACCAGGAAGTAGtcaattatatcaaatgaacgctgccaaacaagaacaaatcAAGAAACCATACAGCCGCAAAAAGTGA
- the LOC134707781 gene encoding alpha-crystallin A chain-like — MSLVSRDVPIRYEPDFWPSCYDQHLAMYRDSIPYENQISRYDDFYMPYGFESRPLMRSQIWPNFEREMSKMNEEMKRNWDVSRRMADGNLAKMGDNFLAPSAENWRLMENFRMDNPIIEDNSGRRKFYLEYDTSQFKPEEITVKTSGQQLTVHAKHEEKYENRSSRKEYQRSYLLPQEVNPELLTSKLSETGKLTITALLPALMPGNKERLIAIEHTK, encoded by the coding sequence ATGTCACTTGTTTCAAGAGATGTGCCCATAAGATATGAACCAGACTTTTGGCCATCCTGTTATGATCAACATTTAGCAATGTACAGAGATTCTATTCCGTATGAAAATCAAATCTCTAGATATGATGATTTTTATATGCCATATGGTTTTGAAAGCAGACCACTAATGCGTAGCCAAATCTGGCCaaattttgaaagagaaatGTCCAAAATGAATGAAGAGATGAAAAGAAACTGGGATGTTTCACGTAGAATGGCAGATGGAAACCTTGCAAAAATGGGAGATAATTTCCTTGCTCCATCTGCAGAAAACTGGAGATTAATGGAAAATTTCAGGATGGATAATCCTATAATTGAAGATAATTCTGGAAGAAGAAAATTCTATTTGGAATATGACACGTCACAATTCAAACCAGAGGAAATAACTGTGAAAACATCTGGCCAGCAATTAACTGTTCACGCTAAACATGAAGAGAAATACGAGAATCGTTCATCCAGAAAGGAATATCAGAGAAGCTATCTGTTGCCCCAGGAAGTAAATCCAGAACTTTTGACCTCCAAGCTTAGTGAAactggaaaattaacaattacgGCCTTACTTCCAGCATTGATGCCAGGAAATAAGGAAAGACTTATAGCAATTGAGCACACAAAATAA